CCTCTGTTTGTTTCGCCACTTGGAGACCGAAATCGAGCATGAATTGATGTGCCTTTTCGAGATCCGCATGATTATAGTATACATGCGCAATGCGCACGAGATTAATCTTTGGAATAGCCGCTGGCGACATGATAAAGACGTAATGCACTTGGTGTTTTTGTCGTTGAAAGTATTATGCACGATGGGGGTTGGGGTCGAACAGTTTGCTGGTTATCAGATTGTTTGTTGACGGTGTTTGTCACTTGATATTAATTGTCAATGAAATGGCCAAAGAAAGTGACGAGAAACATGGTCGGTCGAATTTCATGACATCCGAATGAATGAATGTTCGGTCGAACTTGCCCCAATACTTAAGTCACCGGCATTTGTTAGAGCCACAATGTGACCCCCACTCGGATTGTGTGACTGACAAGGGAAGGCGTAGATGAAGCTCTGGATGTGTTTAAAAAGGCAACGGCTGTGTATCAGAAGATCTGAAATTTgttgtgaaggagaagagtcAACATCTGATTGAATGTGAATATGACGGGCACCATTGTGAAGACGGACCTCCTCATTGTTGGCGCTGGGCCGGCGGGAGCATctcttgcttgcttcctcTCGTCGCATGGTAAGTGAAGCATCCATGAAGCATCCATGTCGACAAAATATATGCAACTTCATGTCAACGTTACTTAACTGACGGACTGTGTAACAGGGCTTCGTGGAATCATGATATCAGCTGCACCTGGTACAGCAGAGACACCCAGAGCTCACATTACCAACATGGCTGCGCTAGGtacgttcaatgttggttggatTTGGTTGTCCCGTTTCGGGTTGGTCAATTCAAGTGTAATGACTTACAAATTTCAGAATGCCTCCGTGACATTGGATTGGATAAAGACTGTATCGCAGCGGCTTCTCATGGAGACAATATGCAACATACAATTTGGTGTCACTCCATGGCTGGTCCGGAGTATGCCAGAACGTATTCATGGGGCCATGACCCTTGTCGCAAGGTCTGCAAGATTACATCCATGGCCATTTAATTCAGGATCTCCAACGACTTCTAACAAGTTGTAGGGTGATTATGAAACTGCAAGTCCTTGTTCGCATGTCGACATCCCGCAAACAGATCTTGAACCAATTCTCGTCCGCCGAGCGACTCACGGTGGCTGGTCGGTGCGATTCAACACCACATTACTCAAACTTAGTCGACCCGCGGACGATGAAACCAtttgtcaagtccaagatAACTTGACCGGACAAGTATATCGCATACAATCGCGCTTTGTATTCGGCTGTGACGGAGCAAGAAGCCAGGTTGTGAGAGAGATAGCCATTCCCCTCATCAAGAAGCCTGGCCAAGGTCTAGCCGTCAATGTACTGGTCAAGGCAGACATGTCCCACCTTGTCAAGCATCGTAAAGGGAATCTGCATTGGGTTTTCCGACCTGAGAAAGAGTATCCACCTTGGGGTTGGATGACTTGTCTCCGCATGGTCAAGCCGTGGACTGAATGGATGTTTATTTTCTTGCCACATCCATCCGAGGACATGACGGGTCCGGCCATGAATGCCACAGAGGAAGAGTACATTGCCAAAGTGAAGGAAATAATCGGAGATGATTCAGTCGTGCCGGAAATTTTGAACGTGAGCAAGTGGTGGATCAATGAGATTGTTGCAGAGTATTACTCAGATGGTAACATGTAAGTTACACAACatcccccccccccccccccaatTCCCCAGGATGTATCTCTATCCTAGTCTCGGCACAAAGTCTCATTGGACTTGCAGATTCTGTCTCGGAGATGCTGTCCACCGGCACCCACCATTCAATGGCTTGGGCTCCAATACATGCATTCAGGATGCCTTCAACCTGGCGTGGAAGATAGCGTACGCAGTGTCTGGCAAAGCAGGACCAGCACTGCTAAAGACATACAGCGTGGAAAGACAGCcagttggcgttgatgtaATTACGAGAGCCAACGAGGGACTCCGGGATCACTCCCCATGGATGAAGGCGATGGGCATGCTGGAGCCAAATCTGCAGGACCGCCTTGCCATTCAGGCCGAGTTCAACGACCAAGGCGAAAAGGGCCGACAAAGACGCCGGGATTTTACGCAGGCCATCAAGCGAACAGTAAAAGAGTTTCACGGTCTCGGCGTAGAGATGAACCAGCTCTACTCTTCATCCGCCATTTGTCGGGAAGAAGACTCCCCGTCCACTCTCGTTGGCAAATGTGACGTAGAGAGATATTGTGTCACCACCCTTCCAGGCAGCCGGTTACCACACTCCTGGCTCAACTCGCGCATTCCAGGGCCAAAGGTGTCTACCGTCGATTTAGCAGGACACGGCCGCTTTTGTTTATTCACTGGTCCAGGAGGACAAGCATGGAAAGACGCCGCCGCGTCCGTGTCTAATACTCTTGGGATCCCTATCAATAGTTACTCGATTGGCTGGAGTCAGGATTACGAGGATGTATATTGTGAGTGGGAAAGCAAGAGGCAGGTGGAAGAGGATGGGTGTCTGCTGGTTCGTCCAGATCGATTTGTCGCTTGG
The genomic region above belongs to Pochonia chlamydosporia 170 chromosome 2, whole genome shotgun sequence and contains:
- a CDS encoding FAD binding domain-containing protein (similar to Neosartorya fischeri NRRL 181 XP_001257291.1) yields the protein MTGTIVKTDLLIVGAGPAGASLACFLSSHGLRGIMISAAPGTAETPRAHITNMAALECLRDIGLDKDCIAAASHGDNMQHTIWCHSMAGPEYARTYSWGHDPCRKGDYETASPCSHVDIPQTDLEPILVRRATHGGWSVRFNTTLLKLSRPADDETICQVQDNLTGQVYRIQSRFVFGCDGARSQVVREIAIPLIKKPGQGLAVNVLVKADMSHLVKHRKGNLHWVFRPEKEYPPWGWMTCLRMVKPWTEWMFIFLPHPSEDMTGPAMNATEEEYIAKVKEIIGDDSVVPEILNVSKWWINEIVAEYYSDGNIFCLGDAVHRHPPFNGLGSNTCIQDAFNLAWKIAYAVSGKAGPALLKTYSVERQPVGVDVITRANEGLRDHSPWMKAMGMLEPNLQDRLAIQAEFNDQGEKGRQRRRDFTQAIKRTVKEFHGLGVEMNQLYSSSAICREEDSPSTLVGKCDVERYCVTTLPGSRLPHSWLNSRIPGPKVSTVDLAGHGRFCLFTGPGGQAWKDAAASVSNTLGIPINSYSIGWSQDYEDVYCEWESKRQVEEDGCLLVRPDRFVAWRCSSMIPDCASRLEAVVKSILSL